In a single window of the Planctomycetia bacterium genome:
- a CDS encoding amidohydrolase family protein has protein sequence MSITLTNALLFDLDPVSVVEGSLRIDGETIDSIGPGVAPQAGDEVIDCHGAVVMAGLVNGHTHLYSVPALGMPGPPRTPRNFHEILELIWWRLDRAHDAESVEVSGTIGALDALRCGTTTMIDHHASPSHIAGSLDDLERGIDAVGLRGVLCYESTDRHGTKDGLAGLEENRRYISKCCARADGRFAALVGAHAAFTMSDELLSGCVRVAAETNTGVHIHVAEDPCDDEICRREYGSPLVDRLARCGIGDPKNPASAKTILAHCTHLSTDDAKRLSGAVGAIAHNPRSNMNNQVGYAPIGAIIGSGAAGGGPGPIQLGTDGIGSDMFAELRHAWFKSRDGKAGISPAHVVSMLVRSARTAGSLLGRKLGSLSAGAAADVVVTDYIPAAPLTTENAAGHLIFAMDSQHVRDVLIGGKWALRSREVVFIDERPARRRAVEVARRVWARMPIS, from the coding sequence ATGTCCATAACCCTGACAAATGCACTGCTGTTCGATCTCGATCCGGTCTCGGTAGTGGAGGGATCGCTGCGCATCGACGGGGAGACGATTGACAGCATCGGCCCCGGCGTCGCGCCGCAGGCGGGCGACGAGGTGATTGATTGCCACGGCGCTGTTGTGATGGCGGGTCTGGTCAACGGCCACACGCACCTTTACAGCGTGCCGGCGCTGGGCATGCCGGGGCCGCCGCGGACGCCGCGGAACTTTCACGAGATTCTCGAACTGATCTGGTGGCGACTGGATCGGGCGCACGACGCGGAATCGGTCGAGGTCAGCGGGACGATCGGCGCACTGGACGCGCTGCGATGCGGGACGACGACGATGATCGATCACCACGCCTCGCCGTCGCACATCGCGGGGAGCCTGGACGATCTGGAGCGCGGGATCGACGCGGTCGGGCTTCGCGGCGTGCTTTGCTACGAGAGCACGGATCGGCACGGGACGAAGGACGGGCTCGCCGGGCTGGAGGAGAACCGGCGGTACATTTCGAAATGCTGTGCTCGGGCGGACGGACGATTTGCGGCGCTGGTGGGCGCGCATGCGGCGTTCACGATGTCGGATGAACTGCTTTCCGGATGCGTTCGAGTGGCCGCCGAGACGAATACGGGTGTGCATATCCATGTCGCGGAGGACCCTTGCGACGACGAAATATGCCGCCGGGAGTATGGATCGCCGCTGGTGGATCGTCTGGCGCGGTGCGGCATCGGCGACCCCAAGAATCCCGCCTCGGCAAAGACGATTCTGGCGCATTGCACGCACCTGTCGACGGACGATGCAAAGCGACTGTCGGGCGCGGTCGGGGCCATCGCGCACAATCCGCGGTCGAATATGAACAACCAGGTCGGCTATGCCCCCATCGGCGCGATCATCGGATCGGGCGCGGCGGGCGGCGGGCCGGGGCCGATTCAACTGGGAACGGACGGCATCGGCTCGGACATGTTCGCGGAGCTGCGCCATGCGTGGTTTAAGTCGCGCGACGGCAAGGCGGGGATATCGCCGGCGCATGTTGTTTCGATGCTGGTGCGCTCGGCGCGGACGGCGGGCAGTTTGCTGGGTCGCAAGCTCGGCTCTTTGTCTGCCGGGGCCGCGGCGGATGTCGTGGTGACGGACTACATCCCTGCTGCGCCGCTGACGACGGAGAATGCGGCCGGGCATCTGATCTTTGCGATGGATTCGCAGCACGTTCGGGATGTGCTGATCGGCGGGAAGTGGGCACTACGCAGTCGGGAGGTCGTTTTCATCGATGAACGGCCGGCGCGGCGGAGGGCTGTTGAGGTCGCCCGGCGGGTTTGGGCGCGGATGCCGATATCGTGA
- a CDS encoding SpoIIE family protein phosphatase, protein MKDLTASSGEASLVESTAEKHVVDLQAVLGVSRDLAAISELTPLLRNVERAALAVLECERATVFLYDPEREELFSRMATGVDEIRFSADRGIAGEVVRTGEVINVPDAYADPRFNPEIDRKTGFRTRNMITFPLLGFDNKIVGVLQLLNKSKGSFDPWDDELVRTFGAQVGVALQRQLLLEHYAEKQRIERDLSIARDIQQGLIPDKAAEVPGFDIAGWNKPADETGGDCYDYMALSDGSLALTIADATGHGIGPALVIAECRALFRATISLSNDLSMVVSRINNLLSEDLPDDRFVTAFFGLLSPQTNTLSFLSAGHGPLIQYFSDKDEFVELSANAMPLGIIADVPFDDPVRFHMQPGDMMVLVTDGFFEWQNEQREQFGTERMYKILRAMKDRPCSEMIESLYREVRAFAPGTPQADDLTAIIIKKL, encoded by the coding sequence ATGAAAGACCTCACCGCTAGCTCGGGCGAAGCCTCCTTGGTCGAATCAACCGCCGAAAAGCACGTCGTCGATCTTCAGGCGGTTCTCGGCGTCTCGCGAGATCTGGCCGCCATTTCCGAACTGACCCCGCTCCTTCGCAACGTCGAACGGGCCGCCCTGGCCGTCCTCGAGTGCGAACGCGCCACCGTGTTTCTCTATGACCCGGAGCGCGAAGAGCTCTTCAGTCGCATGGCCACCGGCGTCGACGAGATTCGCTTTTCCGCCGATCGCGGAATCGCCGGCGAGGTCGTCCGCACCGGCGAAGTCATCAACGTGCCCGATGCCTACGCCGATCCGAGATTCAATCCCGAGATCGATCGCAAGACCGGCTTCCGCACGCGCAACATGATCACCTTCCCGCTTTTGGGCTTCGACAACAAGATCGTCGGCGTCCTTCAGTTGCTCAACAAATCCAAAGGTTCGTTCGATCCGTGGGACGACGAGCTGGTCCGCACCTTCGGCGCCCAGGTCGGTGTCGCCTTGCAGCGCCAGCTTCTCCTCGAGCACTACGCCGAGAAGCAGCGCATCGAGCGCGACCTCTCCATCGCCCGCGACATCCAGCAGGGGTTGATCCCCGACAAGGCCGCCGAGGTTCCCGGTTTCGACATTGCCGGGTGGAACAAGCCCGCCGATGAAACCGGCGGCGACTGTTACGACTACATGGCCCTTTCAGACGGCTCGCTCGCCCTCACCATCGCCGACGCCACCGGCCACGGCATCGGCCCGGCCCTCGTGATCGCCGAATGCCGCGCCCTTTTTCGCGCAACCATCTCCCTCTCCAACGACCTCAGCATGGTCGTCTCGCGCATCAACAATCTGCTTTCCGAAGACTTGCCCGACGACAGATTCGTCACCGCCTTCTTCGGCCTCCTTTCGCCTCAGACGAACACCCTGTCCTTCCTCAGCGCCGGCCACGGCCCGTTGATTCAGTATTTCAGCGACAAGGACGAATTCGTCGAGCTGTCCGCCAACGCCATGCCCCTCGGCATCATCGCCGACGTCCCGTTTGATGATCCCGTCCGATTCCACATGCAACCCGGAGACATGATGGTGCTCGTCACCGACGGCTTCTTCGAGTGGCAGAATGAGCAGAGAGAGCAGTTCGGCACCGAGCGCATGTACAAAATCCTTCGGGCCATGAAGGATCGCCCGTGCTCGGAAATGATCGAATCGCTCTACCGCGAAGTGCGGGCCTTCGCTCCCGGCACCCCCCAGGCCGATGACCTCACGGCCATCATCATCAAAAAGCTCTGA
- a CDS encoding class I SAM-dependent methyltransferase, which translates to MDSETTQHSEPSTSPESSPRKDAGLSQPSHFVSKSVKRRARHEFDGWAKTYDRSIVQHLLFRPAYRMFMEELYEWRRHIPDPFDGLDIGSGTGSWLAMIAGSPLPSRRLVGLDYSGEMCRVAEQKARTIEGAPSFINGDSEHLPFADGAFDFVTCSHSFHHYPNQAAAVREMRRVLRPGGRLMLIDGFRDNIIGWVLFDVFITRAESTPEAPVFHAPWSMMRQYFVDSGFSQIRQRKTGIWAPIFLTVGTV; encoded by the coding sequence ATGGATTCAGAAACCACCCAGCACAGCGAGCCATCAACTTCACCAGAATCAAGCCCGCGCAAGGACGCCGGTTTATCCCAGCCGTCCCACTTTGTCAGCAAGTCGGTCAAGCGAAGGGCGCGCCACGAGTTCGACGGCTGGGCGAAGACCTACGACCGCTCGATCGTCCAGCACCTGCTCTTCCGGCCCGCTTATCGGATGTTCATGGAAGAGCTCTACGAATGGCGGCGACACATACCCGATCCCTTCGATGGGCTCGACATTGGCAGCGGCACCGGTAGCTGGCTGGCCATGATCGCCGGCAGTCCATTGCCCAGCCGCCGCCTCGTCGGCCTGGACTATTCAGGCGAGATGTGCCGGGTCGCCGAACAAAAGGCCCGAACCATCGAAGGCGCCCCGAGCTTCATCAATGGAGATTCGGAGCACCTGCCGTTCGCCGACGGCGCCTTCGACTTCGTCACCTGTAGCCATTCCTTCCATCACTACCCCAATCAGGCCGCCGCCGTCCGCGAGATGCGCCGCGTCCTGCGGCCCGGCGGCCGGCTCATGCTCATTGACGGCTTTCGGGACAATATCATCGGCTGGGTGCTTTTCGACGTCTTTATCACCCGGGCCGAAAGTACGCCCGAAGCTCCCGTGTTTCATGCCCCATGGAGCATGATGCGGCAGTATTTCGTCGATTCCGGCTTTAGCCAGATTCGCCAGCGCAAGACCGGCATCTGGGCGCCAATTTTCCTGACCGTCGGCACAGTCTGA
- a CDS encoding IS110 family transposase: MKILAIDLGKFKSAACVYESATGEHAFTIVRTKPAEIHDLLATHQPHRVVIEIGSAAGWVYDMGLTMNVEVQVANPNHEAWRWKNVKRKTDKDDALKLAQLSAMNQLPMVQLPSKKVRQWRSLICYRNTLVARRTAIKNHIRSILDRQGIGWPVGPSGWTDKAIVSLKRIAGFIENANPDGLWRFELRMELEAMLQAQMLINRVEVMLDALAKEDSRVHQLRTIPGVGPRLAEVVVAVIDDAKRFKNAKQVGAYAGLTPMQFESGTMNRQGGISGRGNKLLRALLVQVSWLGRRCNGRISKIFEDVCRGNKTRRKIAVIATARRLLVICWAMLRDGTTWREPGNPLGALSTS; encoded by the coding sequence ATGAAGATTCTGGCTATCGACCTGGGTAAGTTCAAGAGCGCCGCGTGCGTCTACGAGAGTGCAACCGGGGAACACGCGTTCACCATCGTCCGCACAAAGCCGGCTGAAATTCACGACCTTCTGGCGACGCACCAGCCGCATCGCGTGGTGATCGAGATCGGTTCGGCGGCGGGATGGGTCTACGATATGGGGCTGACGATGAATGTGGAGGTACAGGTCGCCAACCCCAACCACGAGGCGTGGCGGTGGAAGAATGTCAAGCGCAAGACTGACAAGGACGATGCCCTCAAACTCGCCCAGTTGTCGGCGATGAATCAACTGCCGATGGTCCAGCTTCCGTCGAAGAAAGTCCGCCAATGGCGATCCCTAATTTGCTATCGCAACACTCTCGTGGCTCGACGAACTGCGATCAAAAACCATATCCGCTCAATCCTCGATCGTCAGGGGATAGGCTGGCCTGTCGGCCCATCGGGATGGACCGACAAGGCAATCGTATCTCTTAAACGCATCGCCGGGTTCATCGAAAACGCGAACCCGGACGGCTTGTGGCGATTTGAGCTTCGTATGGAACTGGAGGCCATGCTTCAGGCTCAGATGCTGATCAACCGAGTGGAGGTCATGCTTGACGCGTTGGCCAAAGAAGATTCCCGCGTCCATCAGTTGCGGACGATTCCCGGCGTCGGTCCACGATTGGCCGAGGTAGTCGTTGCCGTCATTGATGACGCCAAGCGATTCAAGAATGCCAAGCAGGTCGGAGCTTATGCAGGTTTGACGCCCATGCAATTTGAGTCGGGCACAATGAATCGGCAGGGTGGTATCAGCGGTCGTGGCAACAAGCTGCTTCGGGCGCTGCTGGTCCAAGTGTCGTGGCTGGGCCGCCGCTGCAACGGGAGGATCAGCAAGATTTTTGAAGACGTATGCCGTGGAAATAAGACGCGAAGAAAGATCGCTGTGATCGCCACGGCCAGGAGACTTTTGGTGATTTGTTGGGCCATGCTCCGCGACGGCACGACATGGCGCGAACCCGGCAATCCGCTCGGCGCGCTCTCCACGAGTTAA
- a CDS encoding dihydroorotate dehydrogenase: MPAIPTPGPRPQVSGLFHPKPPKTRSAPTLARRKSCKRKKSRVSLYVTLDFDRRASADREQFHRSAARPQAQIHRQTPRVCNQIPPTDNASRRIRPVTASAQNPDLSVKLGKCTLKNPVLTASGTCGYAHEYSQYVDLSKLGAFTTKSVTVKPRMGNAPQRIVETPGGMLNAIGLANVGLDEFMSKKLPEIATLGAAVFVNVAGHSIEDYVTVCRAVDTAPEIAGIELNVSCPNVADGLMFGTDPASLKELVRAVRPEVKRGTLIVKLSPNVTDISATARAAVEAGADALSMVNTFLGMVIDIEKQRPVLANQTGGLSGPAIRPMAVYMVHKVYREVAEGAGVPIIGIGGISNWRDAVEFILAGASAVSVGTALYVDPTTPIQIIDGLSDYLARHGLASVGELVGAAHRDKSKPPASPTSGAEG, encoded by the coding sequence ATGCCGGCAATCCCAACCCCAGGCCCCAGGCCGCAAGTCTCAGGTCTTTTTCACCCAAAACCACCTAAGACACGAAGCGCCCCAACACTTGCCCGCCGCAAGAGTTGCAAGCGAAAAAAATCGCGTGTGTCACTATATGTCACCTTGGATTTTGACCGCCGCGCGAGCGCAGATCGCGAACAATTCCATCGCTCCGCTGCCCGTCCTCAAGCGCAAATCCACCGCCAAACCCCCCGGGTTTGCAATCAAATCCCGCCGACCGACAATGCCTCGCGGAGGATTCGCCCTGTGACCGCGAGCGCACAAAATCCCGACCTCAGCGTGAAGCTCGGCAAGTGCACGCTCAAGAACCCCGTCCTCACCGCATCCGGCACCTGCGGCTACGCCCACGAATATTCGCAGTACGTCGACCTCTCAAAGCTCGGCGCATTCACCACCAAGAGCGTCACCGTCAAGCCCCGCATGGGTAACGCCCCTCAGCGCATCGTCGAAACCCCCGGCGGCATGCTCAACGCCATCGGCCTCGCCAACGTCGGCCTCGACGAGTTCATGTCGAAGAAGCTCCCCGAGATCGCCACCCTCGGCGCCGCCGTCTTCGTCAACGTCGCCGGCCACAGTATCGAAGACTACGTCACCGTCTGCCGCGCCGTCGACACCGCCCCCGAGATCGCCGGCATCGAACTGAACGTCTCCTGCCCCAACGTCGCCGACGGCCTCATGTTCGGCACCGATCCCGCATCGCTCAAGGAGTTGGTCCGCGCCGTCCGCCCCGAAGTGAAGCGCGGAACCCTCATCGTGAAACTCTCGCCGAACGTCACCGACATCTCCGCCACCGCCCGCGCCGCCGTCGAGGCCGGCGCCGACGCCCTCTCGATGGTCAACACCTTCCTCGGCATGGTCATCGACATCGAAAAGCAGCGGCCGGTCCTGGCCAATCAGACCGGCGGCCTCTCCGGCCCGGCCATCAGGCCGATGGCCGTTTATATGGTGCACAAGGTCTATCGGGAAGTCGCCGAGGGCGCCGGCGTGCCGATCATCGGCATCGGCGGCATCAGTAATTGGCGCGACGCCGTCGAGTTCATCCTCGCCGGTGCCAGCGCGGTGTCAGTGGGAACGGCCCTCTACGTCGATCCGACCACGCCGATCCAGATTATCGACGGCTTGTCGGATTATCTTGCGCGTCACGGCCTCGCCAGCGTCGGCGAATTGGTCGGCGCGGCCCACCGTGACAAATCGAAACCCCCCGCATCGCCGACCTCCGGCGCCGAAGGCTAG
- a CDS encoding IS256 family transposase has protein sequence MQESNESIETIPVPSRDVLTEILRDGAQRLLGQAIEAEVDGWIEGHADLRDPQGRRQVVKNGHHPTRTLVTGVGPVEVTQPRVWDRRIVGRGEAGEALDANGQAVERFCSSILPPYLRKTKAIEELIPWLYLKGISTGDFSEALQALVGPQAAGLSATTITRLMTSWQDEYQSWNRRSLEGKHYVYLWADGIHFNIRLEEDRQCILVLMGARADGRKELIAVVDGHRESEQSWYSLLLDCQQRGMTIDPKLATADGALGFWAALPKVYSTTRAQRCWVHKTANVLDKMPKRVQTGAKAKLHEIWMAPTRENANQAFDHFVAHYAAKYPGAAECLVKDREVLLTFYDFPAEHWRHLRTTNPIESTFATVRLRHRRTKGNGSRIACLAMVFKLCESAANHWRLLNGATLLPDVIAGVKFVNGEKAERNAA, from the coding sequence ATGCAGGAGAGTAACGAGTCGATCGAGACGATTCCAGTCCCCAGCCGAGACGTTTTGACGGAGATTCTGCGGGACGGGGCCCAACGGCTCCTGGGCCAGGCGATCGAGGCGGAGGTCGATGGCTGGATCGAAGGGCACGCCGATCTGCGCGATCCGCAAGGCCGCCGGCAGGTGGTCAAGAACGGCCATCATCCCACCCGGACCCTCGTCACCGGCGTCGGGCCGGTGGAGGTGACGCAGCCGCGGGTGTGGGACCGTCGGATCGTCGGCCGCGGCGAGGCCGGCGAAGCGTTGGATGCAAATGGCCAGGCCGTGGAGCGGTTCTGTTCGTCGATTTTGCCGCCGTACCTGCGGAAGACGAAGGCCATCGAGGAGTTGATCCCCTGGCTGTACCTCAAGGGCATCAGCACCGGAGACTTCAGCGAGGCCCTGCAGGCGCTGGTCGGTCCCCAGGCGGCGGGGCTCAGCGCCACGACGATCACGCGTTTGATGACGAGTTGGCAGGACGAGTACCAGTCATGGAATCGCCGCTCCCTGGAAGGCAAGCACTACGTGTACCTCTGGGCGGATGGGATTCACTTCAACATCCGCCTGGAGGAAGACCGGCAGTGCATTCTGGTGCTGATGGGCGCGAGGGCGGACGGCCGCAAGGAGCTGATCGCGGTGGTCGACGGCCATCGCGAGAGCGAGCAGTCGTGGTATTCGCTGCTGCTGGACTGCCAACAACGGGGCATGACGATCGACCCGAAGCTGGCCACGGCGGACGGAGCGCTGGGCTTCTGGGCGGCGCTGCCGAAGGTCTATTCGACGACCCGGGCGCAGCGCTGCTGGGTGCACAAGACGGCCAACGTGTTGGACAAGATGCCCAAGCGGGTGCAGACCGGCGCGAAGGCCAAGCTGCACGAGATCTGGATGGCGCCGACGCGGGAGAATGCGAACCAGGCGTTCGATCACTTCGTGGCCCACTACGCGGCCAAATACCCCGGCGCGGCCGAGTGCCTGGTGAAGGATCGCGAGGTGCTGCTGACGTTCTACGACTTCCCGGCCGAGCACTGGCGGCACCTGCGGACGACGAATCCGATCGAAAGTACGTTCGCCACGGTGCGGCTGCGTCACCGCCGGACCAAAGGCAACGGCAGTCGGATCGCGTGTCTGGCAATGGTGTTCAAGCTGTGCGAGTCCGCCGCGAACCACTGGCGGCTGCTCAATGGCGCGACGCTGCTTCCCGATGTCATCGCCGGTGTGAAGTTCGTCAATGGAGAAAAGGCCGAGAGAAACGCCGCCTGA
- a CDS encoding glycosyltransferase, producing MLVARSVGLATPRNKMLTTISGILLVGYAIGVLLLCRSVYQTFTLLRGQRELGAGDVPAREWPSLDVVIPVKDEEAHIAACLESILAQDYPGMRIIVVNDRSTDGTAAEIARVQAKHPAVHRIDITSLPEGQYGKPSAVAAAMPELRGEMVAFIDSDFELHPNCLRTLVDHVTTQGLDWVAVMGRPVLSMFWERLLVPMLGAVTYAWYDPRKIADPKWDNAIGSGFIVARQSAYRAIGGHTCVVRAYDEDSAIMRVAKRAGQRIAYVLAPELFALRMYGTLSRTVRGITRTFIGGLKTLPRFLITINGLNFVSLLPIGLAAGLVLAGPFGWEIPYRPWWAGLVVVHLLASMVLAWQVYSRAGTGRRFAFLHPLGAAMLIGICVRAAAELKRGKPITWRGTSY from the coding sequence ATGCTCGTTGCACGATCGGTCGGACTCGCGACGCCTCGAAACAAGATGCTGACAACCATTTCGGGAATTCTACTGGTCGGCTACGCCATTGGCGTCCTCCTTCTGTGTCGAAGCGTCTATCAGACGTTTACGCTGCTTCGGGGTCAGCGCGAGCTGGGGGCCGGAGACGTTCCTGCGCGCGAGTGGCCGTCGCTCGACGTAGTGATTCCGGTCAAGGATGAAGAGGCGCATATCGCGGCGTGTCTGGAGTCGATCCTCGCGCAGGATTACCCCGGCATGCGGATCATCGTGGTGAACGACCGGTCGACGGACGGGACGGCTGCAGAGATCGCGCGCGTGCAGGCGAAGCATCCGGCGGTGCATCGGATCGACATCACCTCGCTGCCCGAGGGCCAGTATGGAAAGCCGTCGGCGGTCGCGGCGGCGATGCCGGAGCTGCGCGGGGAGATGGTGGCGTTCATCGACAGCGACTTTGAGCTGCATCCGAACTGCCTGCGGACGCTGGTCGATCATGTGACGACGCAGGGGCTGGACTGGGTGGCGGTGATGGGCCGGCCGGTGCTATCGATGTTCTGGGAGCGGCTGCTGGTGCCGATGCTCGGCGCAGTGACGTATGCGTGGTACGACCCGCGGAAGATCGCGGACCCGAAGTGGGACAATGCGATCGGCAGCGGGTTTATCGTGGCGCGGCAGTCGGCGTACCGGGCGATCGGCGGGCATACGTGCGTTGTGCGGGCGTATGACGAAGACAGCGCGATCATGCGGGTGGCGAAGCGTGCGGGCCAGCGCATTGCGTACGTATTGGCGCCGGAGCTCTTTGCACTGCGCATGTACGGGACGCTCTCGCGGACGGTGCGGGGCATCACGCGGACATTCATCGGCGGGCTGAAGACGCTGCCGCGATTTCTTATCACGATCAACGGGCTCAACTTCGTCTCGCTGCTGCCGATCGGACTTGCGGCGGGACTTGTGCTGGCGGGGCCATTCGGGTGGGAGATTCCGTATCGACCGTGGTGGGCCGGGCTGGTGGTCGTTCACCTGCTGGCTTCGATGGTGCTGGCGTGGCAAGTGTATTCGCGGGCGGGAACGGGCCGACGATTTGCATTCCTTCACCCTCTCGGCGCGGCGATGCTGATCGGCATTTGTGTGCGGGCGGCGGCTGAACTGAAACGCGGCAAGCCGATCACCTGGCGAGGCACATCGTATTGA
- a CDS encoding cysteine hydrolase, which produces MSTQTRRYQFDRILVDMNTQCDLLLPQGALPVTNRTEVLPNIRKLMNWARVESIPIISSLECHRPSEPSRGLPPHCVDRSRGQRKIPFTLMPRRALVMGDNTMDIPADPFKRIQQLIITKRSRDFLANPKADRLFHSLSANHFVIFGTVAEHCVKAMALGLLARQHRVAIVTDACGSWSAGDAELAMRLMDAKGAVLVTTDELISGAATERIMSSRVDAVVEEEAETVGTGASQNGKDHGIAASPAKSNGQKRTGGNGHHEPAAKPISPRLRPGALERLRPESQLISKHSRKPQFRPPAGLA; this is translated from the coding sequence ATGAGCACTCAGACGCGTCGTTACCAGTTCGACCGAATTCTGGTCGACATGAACACCCAGTGTGATTTGTTGCTGCCGCAGGGCGCACTGCCGGTGACGAATCGAACCGAGGTGCTTCCCAACATTCGCAAACTGATGAACTGGGCGCGGGTCGAAAGTATCCCGATCATTTCGAGCCTTGAATGCCATCGCCCCAGCGAACCATCGCGCGGCCTTCCGCCGCACTGCGTCGATCGCTCGCGCGGGCAGCGAAAGATACCCTTCACGTTGATGCCGCGTCGCGCCCTGGTCATGGGCGACAACACGATGGACATTCCGGCCGATCCGTTCAAACGAATTCAGCAACTGATCATCACCAAGCGCTCGCGCGATTTTCTGGCGAATCCGAAGGCGGATCGCCTGTTCCATTCGCTCTCCGCGAACCACTTTGTCATCTTCGGCACCGTGGCCGAGCACTGTGTCAAGGCCATGGCCCTGGGGCTCCTCGCCCGGCAGCATCGGGTGGCGATCGTCACCGACGCCTGCGGATCTTGGAGCGCGGGCGACGCCGAACTGGCCATGCGGCTCATGGACGCCAAGGGGGCGGTTCTGGTGACCACCGATGAGCTGATCTCCGGCGCCGCAACCGAGCGCATCATGAGCAGCCGCGTGGATGCCGTCGTCGAAGAAGAGGCGGAAACGGTCGGAACCGGCGCCTCGCAGAACGGAAAGGACCACGGCATCGCCGCTTCGCCGGCGAAATCCAACGGTCAGAAGCGGACCGGCGGCAACGGCCATCACGAGCCCGCCGCCAAGCCGATCAGCCCGCGTCTGCGGCCCGGCGCCCTTGAACGCCTCCGACCCGAATCGCAACTGATCAGCAAGCACTCACGGAAGCCGCAATTCAGGCCCCCCGCCGGACTTGCCTAG
- a CDS encoding 4Fe-4S binding protein → MAKKLPKQLAILDEDLCTGCDACVAVCPVDCIDKIRDPKHPGYAMGICTIDLQVCIGCKLCAQVCPWNVITMVPTDQVLVQEKYLELLSPEQVAAVSG, encoded by the coding sequence ATGGCAAAGAAACTTCCGAAACAACTCGCGATTCTCGACGAAGACCTCTGCACAGGGTGCGACGCGTGTGTCGCGGTTTGCCCGGTCGATTGCATCGACAAGATCCGCGACCCCAAGCATCCCGGCTACGCAATGGGCATCTGCACGATCGACCTTCAGGTGTGCATCGGCTGCAAGCTGTGCGCGCAGGTGTGCCCGTGGAATGTGATCACGATGGTGCCGACGGACCAGGTGCTGGTACAGGAGAAGTACCTCGAACTCCTGTCGCCCGAGCAGGTCGCGGCCGTGTCGGGTTAG
- a CDS encoding four helix bundle protein — protein MAFAFEKLIVYQRSVDFADQVSTATEAFPRGYGFLADQLNRASLSIAANLAEGNGRFTKPDRRNFFGIARGSVQECVPLLELARRRSLITPERHMKMKNDLEEIAKMLSGLINGLEKRSA, from the coding sequence ATGGCCTTCGCATTCGAAAAACTTATCGTCTACCAGAGATCGGTCGACTTCGCCGACCAAGTTTCGACGGCCACTGAGGCTTTCCCACGCGGCTACGGTTTTCTCGCCGACCAACTCAACCGAGCGTCATTATCCATCGCCGCCAACCTCGCAGAAGGCAACGGCCGTTTCACCAAACCGGATCGGCGCAACTTCTTCGGCATTGCCCGAGGGTCGGTCCAGGAATGCGTACCCCTGCTGGAGCTTGCACGAAGGCGATCGCTCATCACGCCTGAACGACATATGAAAATGAAGAATGACCTTGAGGAAATCGCCAAAATGCTCTCCGGCCTGATCAACGGACTGGAAAAGCGCTCGGCCTAA